From a region of the Halobacteriovorax sp. HLS genome:
- a CDS encoding acyl-CoA dehydrogenase family protein: MSDETDSKYNVDKDGGAFDSVVGSLFFGEINEDAVFPFPHFSNDQVEMAKEMCSAISKYGEDAIDGEKFDHEAKIPDEVIQGLAELGLCGLAVPEEFGGMELDYSLYSRVFAEVASMDGSTATMLGAHQSIGYRALLNEGTPEQKAKWLPALASGEQLASFCLTEPGSGSDAYSIKTKATLNDDGSYTITGQKLWITNAGTANFYTVFCKTDHEKDGETVEKISCFIVEKDMEGVTFGEKENKMGIRASETRAVYLDKVRVPAENVLGELGKGFKIAMNVLNSGRLSLGAGCVGGMKTILKMATEHAKGRQQFGAPISDFGLIQEKLAFMAARCYATESIVYMTTGNMIKGMDNYFLETAICKIYGSESLWSVVDTGLQIAAGNGYMKEYPYERIMRDSRINLIFEGTNEILRCFLALSGIKGPSENLKDLGKVSDVASALKDPIKSLGVLSDFAKNRISKMIASKALTKAHPELEEYANNFSSLMASFAIQVENTLIKYGKNIIGNEYPQGRLSNMAVELYVILCVISRTTAILEKDDVPQDKKDYVLGMTKLVIKESKQKFVANLKGMTNNYDKLTKEVSAAVCSYDGYGLDIIDY, translated from the coding sequence ATGAGTGATGAAACTGATTCTAAGTACAATGTGGATAAAGATGGTGGAGCGTTTGACTCGGTTGTAGGGAGCCTATTTTTTGGTGAGATCAACGAGGATGCTGTTTTTCCTTTTCCACATTTCAGTAATGATCAAGTAGAGATGGCCAAAGAGATGTGTTCTGCTATTTCTAAGTATGGTGAAGATGCAATTGATGGTGAGAAGTTTGACCATGAGGCGAAGATTCCTGATGAAGTAATTCAAGGGTTGGCCGAGTTAGGTCTTTGTGGACTTGCGGTACCGGAAGAGTTTGGGGGAATGGAGCTTGATTACTCTCTTTACTCTAGAGTTTTTGCTGAAGTGGCATCGATGGATGGTTCTACAGCTACAATGCTTGGTGCGCACCAATCAATTGGTTATCGAGCACTTTTAAACGAAGGGACTCCGGAGCAAAAAGCGAAGTGGCTTCCAGCTTTAGCAAGCGGTGAGCAATTAGCTTCATTTTGTTTAACTGAGCCAGGTTCAGGGTCGGATGCTTATTCGATAAAGACAAAAGCTACTTTAAACGATGATGGTTCATATACAATTACAGGACAAAAGCTTTGGATTACAAATGCTGGAACTGCTAATTTCTATACTGTTTTCTGTAAAACAGATCATGAAAAAGACGGAGAAACTGTTGAGAAGATTTCTTGTTTTATCGTTGAAAAAGATATGGAAGGTGTAACTTTTGGTGAGAAAGAAAATAAAATGGGAATCAGAGCATCTGAGACTCGTGCTGTTTATCTCGATAAAGTTAGAGTTCCTGCGGAAAATGTTTTAGGAGAACTAGGTAAGGGATTTAAGATCGCCATGAACGTTCTCAACTCTGGTAGACTTTCTCTTGGAGCAGGTTGCGTTGGTGGAATGAAGACTATTCTAAAGATGGCCACTGAACATGCTAAGGGAAGACAGCAATTTGGAGCTCCTATAAGTGACTTTGGTCTAATACAAGAGAAGTTAGCATTTATGGCAGCTCGTTGTTATGCAACAGAAAGTATAGTTTACATGACTACTGGAAATATGATTAAGGGAATGGATAACTACTTCTTGGAAACGGCTATTTGTAAGATCTATGGTTCTGAATCCCTTTGGAGTGTTGTTGATACTGGACTTCAGATTGCGGCGGGTAATGGTTATATGAAAGAGTATCCTTATGAAAGAATCATGAGAGACTCTAGAATTAATCTTATTTTCGAAGGGACTAATGAGATTTTAAGATGTTTCTTAGCTCTTTCAGGTATTAAAGGTCCATCAGAGAATTTAAAAGATCTTGGGAAAGTTTCTGATGTAGCGTCGGCACTTAAAGATCCTATTAAGTCATTAGGTGTTCTTTCTGACTTTGCAAAGAATAGAATTTCTAAAATGATTGCTTCTAAGGCGTTGACTAAAGCTCATCCAGAGCTAGAAGAGTATGCCAATAACTTCTCCTCTTTAATGGCTTCATTTGCAATTCAAGTAGAGAATACGCTTATCAAGTACGGTAAGAATATTATTGGAAACGAATATCCTCAAGGAAGACTTTCTAATATGGCAGTTGAGCTATACGTTATTCTTTGTGTAATTTCTAGAACAACAGCGATCTTAGAAAAAGACGATGTTCCTCAAGATAAAAAAGATTACGTTCTTGGAATGACTAAATTAGTAATTAAAGAGTCTAAACAGAAATTCGTTGCGAATTTAAAAGGTATGACTAATAACTATGATAAACTAACTAAAGAAGTCTCGGCCGCAGTATGTAGCTATGACGGTTATGGATTAGATATCATCGATTATTAA
- a CDS encoding TraR/DksA C4-type zinc finger protein produces the protein MDSKTLEQFKLLFMEIKRNNTLENLGREVDQSLVATSGDEVDQTLRERENQLLIKLRGRQQFYMKKIDAALERVNNGTFGECLDCGADISTDRLFARPTATMCICCKEEQERGEDQVLYQKRSHTHGKEIVNENIKSSLLNTNPGDDNIVTLSAKSSETKSYMGIGL, from the coding sequence ATGGACAGCAAAACTCTAGAACAATTCAAACTACTTTTTATGGAGATTAAAAGAAATAATACTCTAGAGAATCTCGGTAGAGAAGTAGATCAGTCCCTTGTCGCTACAAGTGGTGATGAAGTAGATCAGACTTTAAGAGAAAGAGAAAATCAGCTGCTCATAAAGTTAAGAGGTAGACAGCAATTCTATATGAAGAAAATTGATGCAGCACTTGAGAGAGTTAATAATGGAACTTTTGGAGAGTGTCTAGATTGTGGTGCAGATATCTCTACAGATAGGCTCTTTGCTAGACCAACTGCCACGATGTGTATTTGTTGTAAAGAAGAGCAAGAAAGAGGAGAAGATCAAGTTCTTTACCAAAAGAGAAGTCATACTCATGGTAAAGAGATTGTTAATGAAAATATTAAGTCCTCTCTACTAAATACTAACCCTGGTGATGATAATATTGTCACGCTAAGTGCAAAGAGTAGTGAGACTAAGTCTTATATGGGGATTGGTCTTTAA
- a CDS encoding TraR/DksA C4-type zinc finger protein, with protein sequence MDARRLEEFKILFNEMKRINELEKYKLDQLAAQDNSGDEIDLSIKQRDEQLQLKLHGRQNFFMKKIDAALARIEAGSFGECEECAEEIGIKRLRARPTAELCINCKEELERKEENVAYLKRSHTHGREIINQNLEAVKSLVSGEILEQRVLPEKMLLGRSVN encoded by the coding sequence ATGGATGCAAGAAGATTAGAAGAGTTTAAAATTTTATTTAATGAAATGAAGCGAATCAATGAATTAGAAAAGTATAAACTTGATCAATTGGCCGCTCAAGACAATTCAGGTGATGAGATAGACTTATCTATAAAGCAAAGAGATGAGCAATTACAACTTAAACTTCATGGCAGACAAAACTTCTTTATGAAGAAAATTGATGCCGCTCTAGCAAGAATTGAAGCTGGTAGTTTCGGAGAGTGTGAGGAATGTGCCGAGGAAATAGGCATTAAAAGATTGAGAGCGAGACCAACTGCGGAGCTTTGTATTAATTGTAAAGAAGAGCTTGAGCGTAAAGAAGAAAATGTCGCTTATTTAAAGCGTAGCCATACTCACGGAAGAGAGATTATCAATCAAAATCTAGAGGCCGTAAAGTCCCTTGTCTCTGGAGAGATCTTAGAGCAACGGGTTCTCCCTGAAAAAATGTTATTAGGTCGTTCTGTGAACTAG
- a CDS encoding PDZ domain-containing protein, producing the protein MTKKKKGIFSKLKEKFSKSDVEFEDEYEFEDELEEEYEEEYLEQEVGDSTGEIKVSEELLAKSSEGTNHNITFDSLEKDEDEIEDLLNHRDDTEDVPSIQADSEQDDEEEEEFFPTEFKVSEQQKEELSELEAPVEQSLSEEELHDDQEYEEVEQEDEEYEEYEDELYEAHPPKQSVQQRFTNFLSNMKDKFPKKTQSNIAFDGGTIDDSEAGLKPKVNIDALKSFSWPLFVEKSFSPDTRQVIHRTFLTTLILSGTYYTGKLLASSVSAKFVPTEAKTSPRVAIAPVDSMRDQGKSIAQANLFNTIDPLKTVEPKKDEGPKIDEKLVCVKSNKKSKLRITLVNTIVLQDSVKSIAAVQLRGKNDILSIREGDRIQSDAQVGKIDRMKLVFKNLNTGECEYVETKGREPRNPKPINVVSKKRGAPLLNKYKDSRIKNVGNNFKIQKKVRDEMLSNISEVLTQARAIQIKNPDGSLSFKMTEVVPGSIYSKLNIQDGDIITGINGKKFNNLNEIMNLFGKIKEVDQLELSLKRDGVEQNLEYNFE; encoded by the coding sequence ATGACGAAAAAGAAAAAAGGAATTTTCTCAAAACTCAAAGAAAAGTTTTCTAAATCAGATGTTGAATTTGAAGATGAATACGAATTTGAAGATGAACTCGAAGAAGAGTATGAAGAGGAATACCTTGAACAAGAAGTTGGAGATTCAACTGGTGAGATAAAAGTATCTGAAGAGTTATTAGCGAAATCTAGTGAAGGAACAAATCATAATATAACTTTTGATTCCCTCGAAAAAGATGAAGACGAAATTGAAGACCTACTCAACCACAGAGATGACACAGAAGATGTTCCATCAATACAGGCCGACAGCGAACAAGACGATGAAGAGGAAGAAGAATTCTTCCCTACTGAGTTTAAGGTTAGTGAGCAACAAAAAGAAGAATTGAGTGAGCTTGAAGCCCCAGTCGAACAAAGCCTCTCTGAAGAAGAATTACATGATGATCAAGAGTACGAAGAAGTAGAACAAGAGGATGAAGAGTACGAAGAATACGAAGACGAACTCTACGAAGCTCATCCACCAAAACAAAGTGTTCAACAGAGATTTACAAATTTTCTTTCTAATATGAAAGATAAATTTCCTAAAAAAACACAAAGTAATATCGCTTTTGATGGCGGAACTATTGATGATAGCGAAGCTGGACTTAAGCCTAAAGTAAATATTGATGCACTTAAAAGTTTTTCATGGCCTCTTTTTGTAGAGAAGTCTTTTTCACCTGATACAAGACAAGTTATTCATAGGACTTTTTTAACGACTCTAATTCTTAGTGGAACGTATTATACTGGAAAGTTACTGGCAAGTTCAGTATCTGCTAAGTTTGTTCCTACCGAAGCAAAAACATCACCTCGTGTTGCTATTGCCCCAGTGGACAGCATGAGAGATCAAGGAAAAAGTATTGCCCAGGCCAACCTATTCAACACGATAGATCCACTTAAAACAGTAGAACCTAAAAAAGATGAAGGCCCAAAAATTGATGAGAAATTAGTTTGTGTAAAATCTAATAAAAAGTCCAAATTAAGAATCACACTTGTAAATACTATTGTTCTTCAAGACTCTGTAAAGTCTATTGCAGCAGTTCAACTTAGGGGAAAGAATGACATTCTAAGTATTCGAGAGGGAGATAGAATTCAATCAGATGCTCAGGTAGGAAAAATAGATAGAATGAAACTTGTATTTAAAAATCTAAATACTGGTGAATGTGAATATGTTGAGACTAAAGGACGGGAACCAAGAAATCCTAAACCAATTAATGTGGTTAGCAAAAAAAGAGGCGCACCACTATTAAATAAGTATAAAGACTCACGTATTAAGAATGTAGGAAACAACTTTAAGATTCAAAAGAAAGTAAGAGATGAAATGCTCTCTAATATAAGCGAAGTTCTAACTCAGGCTAGGGCCATTCAAATCAAAAACCCTGATGGAAGTCTCTCATTTAAAATGACAGAAGTTGTACCGGGATCTATCTACAGTAAATTAAATATCCAAGATGGAGATATTATTACTGGAATTAATGGAAAGAAATTTAACAATTTAAATGAAATTATGAATCTATTTGGAAAAATCAAAGAGGTTGACCAACTAGAACTATCTCTAAAGAGAGATGGTGTTGAACAAAATTTAGAATATAACTTTGAGTAA
- the gspE gene encoding type II secretion system ATPase GspE, with amino-acid sequence MKISEHMLEKVEGQKEMIGQLLLQHTTLTEDQLTEALHIQEESGMLIGEILLKKNYIHPHDIIKVICHQVNIPYITEINVDDIDPNITFQIPINYAKSHEVLPLLETDYTISVALTDPFNFDAINDIREIFKKEVKLVVAHPMKISEAINRVYEKANRNIVDSLEDEFEESLDLDGPIDILDAGADEAPVIRFVNSIIFRAVKEGASDIHIEPYEKETVYRFRINRVMREVLRQPIKTHSAVSSRIKVMAKLDIAEKRLPQDGRIPIKMAGKDIDIRLSTVPIQNGERIVMRVLEKSNTVLKLEHLGFHGNVLKQLQELGSRKHGVVYVSGPTGHGKTTTLFAMLDEINTPDKMIITVEDPVEYEVPGISQIQVNHKIDLSFAIALRSILRQNPDVIMVGETRDLETAEMAIQASLTGHFVLSTVHTNDSFSAPGRLIDMGVQPFLIASSLAGVLAQRLIRTLCNNCKVPHKPTQFDMEMMGVRNIPPDATIFKPKGCPKCNYDGFNSMTVVSELLVIDDIVRPLILKKADSGTIKKAAVKSGMQTLRSDALSKVFKGITSIDEMVRAINEEDHHDDHQQDKS; translated from the coding sequence TTGAAAATTTCAGAACACATGCTAGAGAAAGTTGAAGGACAAAAGGAGATGATTGGTCAGCTCCTTCTTCAACATACTACTCTTACAGAAGACCAACTTACAGAAGCACTTCATATTCAAGAAGAATCTGGAATGCTAATTGGTGAAATTCTTCTTAAAAAGAACTATATTCATCCGCACGATATAATTAAAGTTATTTGTCATCAGGTAAATATCCCATATATTACTGAGATAAATGTAGATGATATTGATCCTAATATTACATTTCAAATTCCGATCAACTATGCAAAAAGTCATGAGGTTCTTCCCCTACTAGAAACTGACTATACAATATCAGTGGCATTAACGGACCCATTTAATTTTGATGCGATTAACGACATCAGAGAAATCTTTAAAAAAGAGGTAAAGCTAGTAGTAGCTCATCCAATGAAGATTTCAGAAGCAATTAACAGAGTCTATGAAAAGGCCAATAGAAATATAGTTGACTCGCTAGAAGATGAATTTGAAGAGTCTCTCGACCTTGATGGACCAATCGATATTTTAGATGCAGGTGCTGACGAAGCGCCAGTTATTCGTTTTGTAAACTCGATCATTTTTAGAGCAGTAAAAGAAGGTGCTTCAGATATACATATCGAGCCTTATGAAAAAGAAACAGTTTACCGCTTTAGAATAAATCGAGTGATGAGAGAAGTTCTTAGGCAACCTATTAAAACTCACTCTGCCGTAAGTTCACGTATAAAAGTTATGGCAAAGCTTGATATTGCAGAAAAGAGATTGCCTCAAGATGGTCGTATTCCAATTAAGATGGCAGGTAAAGATATTGATATTCGTCTCTCTACTGTTCCAATCCAAAACGGTGAAAGAATAGTTATGAGGGTACTTGAAAAGAGTAATACAGTCTTAAAACTTGAACACCTTGGTTTTCATGGAAATGTTCTAAAGCAATTGCAAGAACTCGGATCTAGAAAACATGGAGTTGTCTATGTTTCAGGACCAACTGGTCACGGTAAAACAACTACCCTATTCGCGATGTTAGATGAGATCAATACTCCAGATAAAATGATTATTACAGTAGAAGATCCTGTAGAATATGAAGTTCCAGGTATATCGCAAATTCAGGTTAATCATAAAATTGACCTCTCATTTGCCATTGCATTGAGATCGATACTTAGACAGAACCCTGATGTAATTATGGTTGGGGAAACAAGAGATTTAGAAACTGCAGAAATGGCAATTCAAGCATCTCTAACAGGTCACTTTGTTCTTTCAACAGTGCATACAAATGATTCATTTTCGGCTCCTGGTCGACTCATTGACATGGGAGTTCAGCCCTTTCTAATTGCATCTTCACTGGCCGGAGTTTTGGCCCAAAGGCTAATCAGGACTTTATGTAATAACTGTAAAGTTCCACATAAGCCTACTCAATTTGATATGGAGATGATGGGCGTTAGAAATATTCCACCTGATGCAACAATTTTTAAGCCAAAAGGTTGCCCTAAGTGTAACTATGACGGATTTAATAGTATGACTGTTGTATCAGAGTTACTCGTTATTGATGACATTGTAAGGCCGCTCATTCTAAAGAAGGCCGACTCTGGAACTATAAAGAAGGCAGCAGTAAAAAGTGGTATGCAAACATTAAGAAGTGATGCTCTTTCAAAAGTATTTAAAGGAATAACATCCATAGATGAAATGGTTAGGGCCATCAATGAAGAAGATCATCACGACGATCATCAGCAGGATAAGAGTTAA
- a CDS encoding CRTAC1 family protein, which translates to MTKYLLLTLILVTSCGTLEKIPRLFKKEKKKPAPVKVSIPSGPTYQGSGTYFEDITEQVGLMGESATQLYAIDFDLDGYTDLVTLPLFYSQPKFFIYVPETKKYKLLDYNPFEMTVRASYLSFFDVNKDGILDLIAGTLNLKSSLPREALKVFKGYKKQGRVYYKQIPSKKKLTPRPTSSISLIDYDLDGNIDVYEGNWLDYTKSPPRVSPDRLYKGYKNFDYKEVSYLLEEESRFSKANNAYVNAKPTFSTSTCDVDQNGFPDILTSSSGGHDNKMWLNLYDSKNKDRIFKDFGEISGFSRDSFGLLDSRGGGNTLFSLCTDYNNDGIIDIMVGESSHSYDSENKDRSSFLTGSTNSFPPKFLRSEYVEDDDKEVWTHSDRRAVFTDFNNDGLIDVLVENSGHPPYTRLIYFEQLADHGFEDFAKDAKIDILNPSGVITIDVDRDGNMDFITGQSNIRKSDIPSRIYVYRNKMLREGRRSIRLYLEGKKANTNGWGSMIEVKTANFTQKRWVEYLTGPQPSQSEFGMHFGLDIKNALESVTVTWPILAKRQLPLKRVYDLSGLHFDRHQDITLCESGSFILGRKSCK; encoded by the coding sequence ATGACTAAATACTTACTTTTAACACTTATTCTTGTAACTAGCTGTGGAACTTTGGAAAAAATTCCACGGCTATTTAAAAAAGAAAAAAAGAAGCCAGCTCCGGTAAAGGTTTCAATTCCTTCTGGTCCGACTTATCAAGGTTCAGGAACTTACTTTGAAGACATTACTGAACAAGTAGGATTGATGGGAGAAAGTGCAACGCAGTTATATGCCATTGATTTTGATTTAGATGGTTATACTGATCTTGTGACTTTGCCGTTATTCTACTCTCAACCAAAATTCTTCATCTACGTTCCTGAGACAAAGAAATATAAGCTACTTGATTACAATCCTTTTGAAATGACTGTTCGGGCAAGTTACTTATCATTCTTTGATGTTAATAAAGATGGTATTTTAGATTTGATAGCTGGAACATTAAATCTTAAGTCTTCGCTCCCTAGAGAAGCTCTGAAGGTTTTTAAAGGTTATAAAAAACAAGGTAGAGTCTACTATAAGCAAATACCTTCTAAGAAAAAACTCACTCCAAGACCTACTTCTTCTATCTCACTAATAGATTATGACTTAGATGGGAATATTGATGTTTACGAAGGCAACTGGCTTGATTATACCAAGAGCCCTCCAAGAGTTTCTCCAGATCGTCTATATAAAGGTTATAAGAATTTTGATTATAAGGAAGTTAGCTACCTCTTAGAGGAGGAGAGTCGCTTTAGTAAGGCCAATAATGCTTATGTAAATGCGAAGCCTACTTTCTCTACTAGCACTTGTGATGTCGATCAAAACGGATTCCCTGATATTCTAACTTCTTCTTCTGGCGGGCACGACAACAAGATGTGGCTCAACCTCTACGATAGTAAGAACAAAGATAGAATTTTTAAAGACTTCGGTGAAATTTCTGGTTTTAGTAGAGATTCATTTGGATTGCTAGACTCTAGGGGTGGTGGCAATACATTATTCTCTCTTTGTACTGATTATAATAATGATGGGATTATTGATATTATGGTCGGCGAATCTTCGCACTCCTATGATTCTGAAAATAAAGATCGTTCATCGTTTCTGACGGGGAGTACTAATAGCTTTCCTCCAAAATTTCTTAGATCTGAATATGTTGAAGATGATGATAAAGAAGTTTGGACTCATAGTGATAGAAGAGCGGTGTTTACTGATTTTAACAACGATGGGCTAATAGACGTTCTAGTTGAAAACTCAGGTCATCCTCCATACACTAGATTAATTTATTTTGAACAGTTGGCCGATCACGGCTTTGAAGATTTTGCCAAAGACGCGAAGATCGATATTTTAAATCCATCAGGTGTTATTACTATAGATGTAGACCGTGATGGCAATATGGACTTCATTACTGGTCAAAGTAATATAAGAAAATCTGATATACCTAGCCGTATCTATGTTTATAGAAATAAAATGTTAAGAGAAGGGCGTAGATCAATTAGACTTTACCTTGAAGGAAAGAAGGCCAATACTAATGGCTGGGGTTCTATGATTGAAGTGAAGACTGCAAACTTTACTCAAAAGAGATGGGTTGAGTACTTAACAGGCCCACAACCTTCTCAAAGTGAATTTGGAATGCACTTTGGCCTTGATATAAAGAATGCGCTTGAGTCAGTTACTGTAACTTGGCCAATACTTGCAAAGCGACAACTTCCTCTAAAGAGAGTTTACGACCTTAGTGGACTGCACTTTGACCGTCACCAGGATATAACTCTGTGTGAGAGCGGTAGCTTCATCTTAGGGCGAAAGTCCTGTAAATAG
- the gspD gene encoding type II secretion system secretin GspD — MKNATMTVSTFLTIALMATAPAQVMAQFKPGKFKSKTKYNTSNKSATSLIKTKDGSSDFFGRSSDSSEIDASKDKKYVNLNPETAFGPEVITSFDFPDTSLTDLTKHMQKLTGINLILDKDLKGKVSIMAPTAITVGDAWKAYLTALNLNGYTLVKSGSFYKIVNARDIRYTPTKIYTGNFTPNTDNYVMRILPLKNINSTEVTRSFRPFMSRYGRIIDIKQTNTIIVQDTGANINRLTRLIKFIDVPGHEESLQIMPVKNSSAQEIAKLLDQIFKGTKSNSKVRTSSSKSTLVSDIKLIAEPRTNSIIAMTNAEGAKQLSALIAKLDVKLVNSSSGQIHVYYLNHGTSETLAKTLSSLVSSAKPATTSKSRFSKLSSSSDSSTLFNAEVKITSDKENNAIVVTASPTDYLTIKEVIKKLDRPRDQVFVEGMIMETSVTKDQGFGVNIIGAYGSGATDKAGFIGNGGDLFNVMTNNITALGGLFVGGGTGATVTQNVGGTEVKIKSVSGLITAIAANAGTNVLATPQIMALDNEEAIFEVGESIPTAERTNAANGSSSTSIKQQKVALTLKITPQVNKVTRFIKLKIDQKIDDFSNRSLPSSVQSEGVATTTRSAITSVVVRDRDTIAMGGLMRDKEADITSKVPLLGDIPVLGWLFKNTKKSVEKVNLLFFLTPKIIDVYNTANAKNVQDQLNRRSTHLKNALGEKDPFASTAKGLYDKAKRQEEGPLYDEEEAGKYRRENEGPGIGDDKKKMEDPLLGDSEQVPNYNVIVQKVKSKASATQK; from the coding sequence ATGAAAAATGCGACAATGACTGTTAGTACCTTTTTAACTATTGCTTTAATGGCAACTGCGCCTGCACAAGTAATGGCACAATTTAAACCTGGAAAGTTTAAATCTAAAACAAAGTACAATACTTCTAATAAATCTGCTACAAGCCTTATTAAGACTAAAGATGGATCAAGCGATTTCTTTGGTAGATCAAGTGACTCTTCTGAGATAGATGCATCTAAAGATAAGAAGTACGTTAACTTAAATCCAGAAACAGCATTTGGGCCTGAAGTTATTACGAGCTTTGATTTCCCTGATACTTCCCTAACCGACTTAACTAAGCACATGCAAAAGTTGACAGGAATTAATCTTATTTTAGATAAAGACCTAAAGGGTAAAGTTTCAATAATGGCACCTACAGCAATTACTGTGGGAGATGCATGGAAGGCCTATTTGACGGCCTTGAACTTAAACGGATATACGCTTGTAAAGTCTGGTTCTTTTTACAAAATCGTTAACGCTAGAGATATTAGATATACTCCAACAAAGATTTATACAGGAAATTTCACTCCTAATACTGACAACTATGTCATGAGAATTCTACCTCTAAAGAATATTAACTCTACTGAGGTAACTCGTTCATTTAGACCATTTATGTCTCGTTACGGTAGAATTATCGACATCAAGCAAACCAATACAATTATTGTACAAGATACTGGTGCTAATATTAATAGACTAACTAGGCTTATTAAGTTTATTGATGTACCAGGACACGAAGAATCTCTTCAGATCATGCCAGTTAAAAACTCTTCTGCGCAAGAAATTGCAAAGTTGCTTGATCAAATCTTTAAAGGAACTAAATCGAATTCAAAAGTTAGAACATCTAGCTCAAAGTCGACTCTTGTGTCTGATATAAAGTTAATTGCAGAACCAAGAACAAACTCAATTATCGCAATGACCAATGCAGAAGGTGCAAAACAACTTAGTGCCTTAATTGCGAAACTAGATGTAAAGCTAGTAAATTCTAGCTCTGGTCAAATTCATGTTTATTATTTAAATCATGGAACAAGTGAGACTCTAGCTAAGACTCTATCTAGCCTTGTCAGTTCAGCAAAGCCTGCAACGACGTCAAAGTCTAGGTTCTCAAAGCTTTCTAGCTCAAGTGATTCAAGCACTCTATTCAATGCTGAAGTTAAGATCACTTCAGACAAAGAAAATAATGCAATTGTTGTTACTGCCTCACCTACTGATTATCTAACGATCAAAGAAGTTATTAAGAAGCTAGATCGTCCAAGAGATCAGGTTTTTGTTGAAGGTATGATCATGGAAACGTCCGTAACAAAAGACCAAGGGTTTGGTGTTAATATTATCGGCGCTTACGGATCAGGGGCAACGGATAAAGCTGGATTCATTGGTAATGGAGGCGATTTATTTAATGTAATGACAAATAATATCACTGCACTTGGTGGACTATTCGTTGGTGGTGGTACCGGAGCAACTGTAACTCAAAATGTTGGTGGTACTGAAGTTAAAATTAAATCTGTTTCAGGTCTGATCACAGCAATAGCGGCCAATGCAGGAACAAATGTCTTAGCAACACCTCAAATTATGGCGCTAGATAATGAAGAAGCTATTTTTGAAGTTGGTGAAAGTATTCCAACAGCTGAAAGAACAAATGCTGCAAATGGATCATCTTCGACGTCAATTAAACAACAAAAAGTTGCTCTGACATTAAAGATTACTCCACAAGTAAATAAGGTAACGAGATTTATCAAACTTAAAATTGACCAGAAGATTGATGATTTCTCAAATAGATCACTCCCTTCTTCAGTTCAAAGTGAAGGTGTTGCAACGACGACAAGAAGTGCGATCACTTCTGTAGTTGTAAGAGATAGAGATACTATTGCAATGGGTGGTTTAATGAGAGATAAAGAAGCTGACATCACTTCTAAAGTCCCTCTTCTAGGAGATATTCCTGTACTTGGATGGCTCTTTAAGAATACGAAGAAAAGTGTAGAAAAGGTTAACCTTCTATTTTTCTTAACTCCTAAGATCATTGATGTGTACAACACGGCCAATGCTAAGAATGTTCAAGATCAACTAAATAGAAGAAGTACGCATTTAAAGAATGCATTGGGTGAGAAAGATCCATTCGCATCTACTGCTAAAGGTCTATATGATAAGGCCAAGAGACAAGAAGAAGGCCCTCTTTATGATGAAGAAGAAGCTGGAAAGTATAGAAGAGAAAATGAAGGACCAGGTATTGGAGATGACAAAAAGAAGATGGAAGACCCTCTTCTTGGAGACTCTGAACAAGTTCCAAACTATAATGTAATTGTACAAAAAGTTAAATCTAAAGCTTCGGCAACACAAAAATAA